The genomic DNA AATTATGGATGGATGATTCTTATACTCTTCCACCATCCTCTGCATACGGTCAACAAACGCATCCTCCCATGAAGGCCACATTGACGGGTTTTGGTTAGACCCATACCCAAACCCATGGGTTTCAAGATCGCATTCTGAGATCATATACAACCCGTACTCGTCACAAAGACGGTAAAACTCGCGGTGGGGCGGGTAATGCGAGGTACGTACAGCATTAACCCCGAACTTTTTCATTAACTTAACATCCTGCTCCATAGTATCGTATGACAACGCACGGCCATCTACGGGATGCCATTCATGGCGGTTCACCCCGCGTAAAAATATTGGTTTACCATTAACCAAAATCTTACCATCAACGATCTCAACCTGCCTGATACCAACCTGTACGGATTTATAACAAATACTTTTCCCGTTATTATCCTTCAACGCAAGAACGAGGGTATAAAGTACCGGTGTTTCCGCAGTCCATTTTCCCGGGTTAGACAACTTCGCGGAAAGTAAATTTATCCCATCTGTTTTTAATTCAGCAATAACCTTCTCACCACCACTACCCCCACGGTTTTCGTATAACCACGCATACACTTTTTCGTTATGCTCACACCCCTCAAGTTTAACTTCCGCAGTGATAACCGCATCGCGGTAACCATCCTTCGGGGATAACTTAGTTTTGATGAACACATCCGCGATATCCTCACTTGTTTGTGAGACAATATACGCATCCCGAAAAATACCGCTTAGCCACCACATATCCTGATCCTCGAGATAACTCGCGTCGGACCACTGCATCACCTGAACAGCAATAACGTTTTCTTCACCTATACGAACAAGTTTTGTGATATCAAACTCCGCGGTTAGACGGCTGCCTTTACTGAACCCCACCTTTTCTCCGTTGAGCCACACATAAAACGCGGAATCCACACCATCAAACCGCAGGGATACGCATTTACCCTTCATTGCAGGAGGTAATGTAAACCCGCGGCGGTAACACCCAGTAGGATTATCCGTAGGAACTCTCGGCGGGTCTACCGGGAACGGGTACTGAACGTTGGTATAATGCGGATACCCATACCCCCGCATCTGCCACATTGACGGTACTTTCAGTGAATCCCATTTTTTATCATCAAACTTTTCCAGCCAAAACTTTTCCGGTACCACTAACGGTGACTGGTAGTACCCGAACTTCCACTCACCATTAAGAGAGAGAAACCTTGTTTTATCGTTACGGTACTCACTGCGTAATGCGGATTTAATATCAGAATACGACGGCAAATACGCATGCGGCGTTAAACGGTTAATCCCAGTAAGTTGATGGTTCTCCCAGTCATTACGCAAAAATGTATTACTCATTAAAACCTATACCCTCCTAAATATTTATCAAAAAGATATTTTAAAACATTATGGCACAAAATGCGGTTCACAATACCGCCCGCGCTTACTCGCATGCCCGAGGAATTCAAGCTGTTCCACTGCTTGTTCAGGACACAGGTTCATACACCGCATACACTGCTCGCATAAACGTGACCACTGCGGTTTTTCGTCCACCATTTTTATAGCATTAACCGGGCACTGTTGAGCGCATATCCCGCAGGAAGTACATTTATTATTAACCCGGAAGTACATCCACAACCGTTTGATACCGATATTATGGAATGCAAACCGTACAAACCCGAACACAACCTTCTTAATCCCGTGTAACGCTAAAGATTTCTTATAATTATTACCACAGATAAAATCCCTCACGATTTCCTTAACCCGTTTTTCACCGGCGGTAAGGATTTTCTCAAGCACACTCCCTACTGGTGGATCAACGAACGTCACCCAGTTTTCCGGCATCATTACTACAGCGGTATTACACACTTCATACCCCTTTTTCTCCAATAACTTCCTGGGATTAACCAACGCCCACCCTTCCTGCCCTGCAGCGGCGGTAATCAAAAAAGTTTTAGTCCCCTGCGCAGCAGGAGGCAGCATACGGATAAAACGTTGAACATACCTAGGAGCGTCAAACGCGTAGACAGGATAAACGATCCCTATCAACGGGTATTCTGAAACATCTTCCGGGCTGAACACCGTCATTGACGCAAGAGTTACTTCACGTCCGATTTCAGTAAAAACATCCTTTACGATATCTGCTATACGCTTAGAATTCCCGGTCCCTGTGAAATACAATATTAATACTTTGTTGGTATCAGCGTTATTCATTTATTAGGCAATAACCTTTCTACTTCAGTAATGTTTTGGATATAATCACGTGACAGTGTCAACCGTTCACCCGTTGGTGCAACACATACACTGACATGATTTTTCTTCATCTGCAGAGAGTTGGCATCCGCTCTGAACTCACGGTCATCACCCTGGTAATTACGGTATCTAATAACCACCACTTTCTCGGGTTCAAACGACCCATCAAACTTTTTGTATACCGTTTCCTCCCCGTGCTTCCTCGGTGCGGCCTGGTTTTCAAGATAGTACTGCTGATCAAACTTACTGCACCTGTGGTTAAGGCAACTGATTTTACTAAAATACTTTTTTGCAGATTTTGTCCTGCATTCCGGGCACACCACAACTGTTGTAAACAACACTTTTAAAATGTTCATACCAGATAATCTCCTCCGCTGACTAATATTGTATTCAATTCAGGAGCGGTTAGGTAAACGAAATACACCATTTATGGTGTAATTCTTCAATTGCGCCCATCTACAGGCAGTACTTTTCTCTCACTAAGTTTGGTTAACCCTGCTGCTGCTTCTGGGTATGGAGAGAAAACCTTCTTGGAAGAAAGTTTGGCAACCGCCCCTGAATATTTCTTAATTCTACAGCTATTTTTCCATACAAAAAACGGTGCGTCAATATGCCCGTGAAGGATTAACCTTCGGCGATGCAAAAATGACGGTAACCCATGTTTTCGCAGGGTTTGATAACTAATAACCCTGAAATTACCTTTCTTATGCCCTTTGTTCAGGACTAACGCCAACACTTCCTCCGCCAGCCATCTATCAAGAAGTTTAAGTTGTCCCTCATCATTAACGTGTTTCAGGTAATAATCTATTATCGCGACATTACGTATCCCGCGGGATATTGTATTATTCACGATACGTATAGCTAACTCCAGTCGTTTATCCATATTCTTAAATTTAAAAAAACTTTTTTTATACCTGCGGAACGCGTAACGGAATATATTACATATTTTCCTGAACTTATCACGGGAAAGGCGTGTTTTTTTGTTGATATCAAACTCAAGCCCAAGATGCCGTATACGTGTTGAATTAACAAACATCCCGTCACTACGGTTATCATGCGTAAACAAAACGTTTTTGGTATGTTTAGGTTTACTTACAAGGTTAAGTTCAGCCAGGCATTTATCAAACAGTTCAGCTGCGGCATACGCTGGTGCGGGTTCATTTGAGAGCACAATAATATCGTCGCAGTACCGCACATACTTTGTATTCGGTACAGCACTTAGTTTACGGTCAAACCCGGTTAAATAAATGTTTGCCAGTACACACGCGATTGCCGTCCCAAACGGTATACCTTTCTCCGCGGTTGTTACTTCCCCGTTTTCGTTGAAATACTTAAACTTAACGCGTTCACTCACGAGCTGCCACAGATAATCCCCGGGTGGTATATAATTTTCAAGGATTGAGAACAATATTTTGTGGTCCACAGATGCGAAGTATTCCTGGATATCGCGTTTGATAACGTATACAGGCATTTTTGATGACTGAAGCGCTGCTGCGATGTATCTCTGGCACCGGTCAACACCATACCCTTTTACGCGATAAGCGTATGACCCGCGGTAAAAGTGTTTATCCAGATATTTGTTCAGTATACGGTATAATAATAGGTCAGCCAGGCGTTCTTCCCAGGGATAAATATAAATATTCCGCTGTTTACCATTAAAATTATGCCGTACCGCAAGCCCTGGCCGGTAAACAAACCGATGGTTCGTCAACCTTTTATGTATCCCATCGATATTTCGGAGGCCGTTTCTCGCGAAATCGTAGAATGTCCTGGTATCGGTAGATACGGTCAACGCTTTCCGCCAGTTAAACAACGGGTTAGTATATAACCGTACCGCTGTTTTGTATAACTCCGTCTCGTGGTATACTTTTTCCCAAAATAATCTGGTATCAATGTTTTCCATGCAGAATAGATTCTACTATTTTTATTGAATATAAGAAATCTGGAATATTAACTATAGTATCAAAGGACCTTAGTCAAGATTTCAAAACAATAAAAACACATTTTCTTGATGACAAATATGAAAAACGGAGAGGGTGGGATTCGAACCCACGGTCGCATTACTGCGACACACGCTCTCCAGGCGTGCCTGTTAGGCCACTCCAGCACCTCTCCGTCGAATACGCAGTTTCAGGCAGAGCAGAATTACGAACCAACCCTACTCTTTCTCTTCTTCGTTTATTGTAAGGTTCACAGTCGAGCCAGCAGGTACTTGTTTACCCGCAACGGGCGACTGGCCGATAACAATCCCGAACTCTTTTGTTATATCACACGTTTTTCTAATCTCCCCGATCTTTAACCCGGAGGACATAAGTTTTGACGACGCAGCGTCTAACGTACTTTTTATTAATGACGGCACCGTAACCTTCCTCGGGCCTTCACTGATAATAATCTTTACCGGCGTACCTTTTTTTATCTTGAGGTCCGCTACAGGGTATGTTCCTACGGCTTTACCTTCAGGAATATCCGCAGACGGCGCTTTCTCCGTTGCGCTGACCAC from Elusimicrobiota bacterium includes the following:
- a CDS encoding EFR1 family ferrodoxin (N-terminal region resembles flavodoxins. C-terminal ferrodoxin region binds two 4Fe-4S clusters.), which produces MNNADTNKVLILYFTGTGNSKRIADIVKDVFTEIGREVTLASMTVFSPEDVSEYPLIGIVYPVYAFDAPRYVQRFIRMLPPAAQGTKTFLITAAAGQEGWALVNPRKLLEKKGYEVCNTAVVMMPENWVTFVDPPVGSVLEKILTAGEKRVKEIVRDFICGNNYKKSLALHGIKKVVFGFVRFAFHNIGIKRLWMYFRVNNKCTSCGICAQQCPVNAIKMVDEKPQWSRLCEQCMRCMNLCPEQAVEQLEFLGHASKRGRYCEPHFVP
- a CDS encoding reverse transcriptase domain-containing protein — its product is MENIDTRLFWEKVYHETELYKTAVRLYTNPLFNWRKALTVSTDTRTFYDFARNGLRNIDGIHKRLTNHRFVYRPGLAVRHNFNGKQRNIYIYPWEERLADLLLYRILNKYLDKHFYRGSYAYRVKGYGVDRCQRYIAAALQSSKMPVYVIKRDIQEYFASVDHKILFSILENYIPPGDYLWQLVSERVKFKYFNENGEVTTAEKGIPFGTAIACVLANIYLTGFDRKLSAVPNTKYVRYCDDIIVLSNEPAPAYAAAELFDKCLAELNLVSKPKHTKNVLFTHDNRSDGMFVNSTRIRHLGLEFDINKKTRLSRDKFRKICNIFRYAFRRYKKSFFKFKNMDKRLELAIRIVNNTISRGIRNVAIIDYYLKHVNDEGQLKLLDRWLAEEVLALVLNKGHKKGNFRVISYQTLRKHGLPSFLHRRRLILHGHIDAPFFVWKNSCRIKKYSGAVAKLSSKKVFSPYPEAAAGLTKLSERKVLPVDGRN